The following coding sequences lie in one Heyndrickxia oleronia genomic window:
- a CDS encoding YrzI family small protein: MTLNLIFVTVTIKKRKQSLEDCVHEQRINQIIDENKMKYCELFYRNM, encoded by the coding sequence ATGACACTAAATTTGATTTTTGTAACAGTTACCATCAAAAAACGTAAACAGTCTTTAGAAGATTGTGTTCATGAACAAAGAATTAATCAAATAATTGATGAGAACAAAATGAAGTACTGTGAGCTTTTTTACAGAAATATGTAA
- a CDS encoding transposase — protein MKKYSLEIKLNAIQDYLKGMESFEDTAKRHNVTTTKLKKWVAKYRFRSLGFSPFSFLPYK, from the coding sequence ATGAAGAAATATTCACTGGAAATTAAATTAAATGCTATTCAAGACTACCTTAAAGGTATGGAATCTTTCGAAGATACAGCAAAACGCCATAATGTCACTACAACGAAGTTAAAAAAATGGGTAGCGAAGTATCGGTTCAGATCACTAGGTTTTAGCCCTTTTTCTTTTTTACCTTATAAATAA